One region of Choristoneura fumiferana chromosome 3, NRCan_CFum_1, whole genome shotgun sequence genomic DNA includes:
- the LOC141426872 gene encoding protein arginine N-methyltransferase 3-like — protein sequence MTDVPDLSSDEDQFEEEEWQEMETNGATVTCLFCTHISTSIEDAVKHCESAHYFNLKTLKAKFNMDCYSYIKLINYIKTHKPLADAVMNVSDSLWEDEKYLKPVENDEWLMFDFESLVEQPGSPKSYHANVENGVVTLSQSHFIELQRTIQVLTEQLNESKSHLQMAKEDISKMQASMKSIVDVGTTSSSLSEPAMIVDCVSKVPLEEDEGYFNTYAHFGIHYDMLSDKVRTESYRDAILNNKETLKGKVVLDLGCGTGILSMFSATAGAKKVYALDQSEIVYHAMDIIRENNLHETIKIVKGRLENTKLDEKVDIIVSEWMGYFLLFEGMLDSVIYARDNCLKPGGLLLPNRCNISLVANGDVDTHKKLIEFWSDVYGYKMNCMKSEVVREASIDIVGSNHTISEPYIVKEIDINTCGTDVMDFESSFKLPVTRDGMLTSLVGYFDTFFDLPNKVSFSTGPHATSTHWKQTVFHFRDCKEVKQGDIIEGTIICNRQKADVRALSVQIHIFGKTHKYILS from the coding sequence ATGACTGATGTACCAGACCTCAGTAGCGACGAAGATCAGTTCGAGGAAGAAGAATGGCAGGAGATGGAAACAAATGGCGCTACGGTAACGTGTTTATTTTGCACTCACATTTCCACGTCTATTGAAGACGCCGTGAAACACTGCGAGAGTGCACACTACtttaatttgaaaactttaaaaGCCAAATTTAATATGGACTGCTACTCGTACATCAAGTTAATCAACTACATTAAGACTCACAAGCCGTTAGCGGATGCTGTGATGAATGTCAGCGATTCTTTATGGGAAGATGAAAAGTACCTTAAGCCGGTAGAAAATGACGAATGGCTGATGTTTGATTTCGAATCTCTCGTCGAGCAACCCGGTTCACCCAAATCTTACCACGCTAATGTAGAAAATGGTGTGGTTACTTTATCACAGAGTCACTTCATTGAACTCCAAAGGACAATACAAGTTTTGACTGAACAACTCAATGAAAGTAAATCCCACTTGCAAATGGCTAAAGAAGATATTAGTAAAATGCAGGCATCTATGAAATCCATTGTGGATGTTGGTACTACTAGCAGTTCTTTGTCGGAGCCCGCTATGATAGTTGACTGTGTATCAAAAGTGCCACTAGAAGAAGATGAGGGATACTTCAACACTTACGCACACTTTGGCATTCACTATGACATGCTCTCAGACAAAGTACGGACAGAAAGTTATAGAGACGCGATATTAAATAACAAAGAAACGTTAAAAGGTAAAGTTGTTCTGGACTTGGGATGCGGAACTGGAATCCTTTCAATGTTCTCGGCAACAGCAGGTGCAAAGAAAGTTTATGCGTTAGACCAATCTGAAATTGTTTACCATGCCATGGACATAATAAGGGAAAATAACCTACatgaaacaattaaaattgtaaaaggTAGACTAGAAAATACTAAGCTAGATGAAAAAGTTGATATTATTGTATCAGAATGGATGGGGTATTTCCTGCTATTTGAAGGTATGCTTGACAGTGTCATTTATGCAAGAGACAATTGCCTCAAACCAGGGGGTTTATTACTACCAAACAGATGTAATATCAGCCTTGTAGCCAATGGTGATGTAGACACTCATAAAAAGTTGATAGAATTCTGGTCAGATGTCTACGGATACAAAATGAATTGTATGAAGTCTGAAGTAGTGAGAGAAGCAAGCATCGACATTGTTGGGTCTAATCATACCATATCCGAACCTTACATTGTAAAAGAGATTGATATAAACACATGTGGCACTGATGTGATGGATTTTGAATCCTCATTTAAACTACCTGTTACAAGAGATGGTATGTTAACATCTCTTGTTGGTtattttgatacattttttgacCTCCCAAATAAAGTTTCTTTCTCAACGGGCCCTCATGCAACATCCACACATTGGAAACAGACAGTGTTTCATTTTAGAGACTGTAAAGAAGTGAAGCAAGGGGACATTATTGAAGGAACAATCATTTGTAATCGGCAGAAAGCTGATGTTAGAGCTCTGTCTGTTCAAATTCATATATTTGGTAAAACTCATAAGTACATTCTAAGTTAG
- the LOC141426874 gene encoding protein arginine N-methyltransferase 3-like, translated as MTDVPDLSSDEDQFEEEEWQEMETNGATVTCLFCTHISTSIEDAVKHCESAHYFNLKTLKAKFNMDCYSYIKLINYIKTHKPSADAVMNVSESLWEDEKYLKPVENDEWLMFDFESLVEQPGSPKSYHANVENGVVTLSQSHFIELQRTIQVLTEQLNESKSHLQMAKEDISKMQASMKSIVDVGTTSSSVSEPAMIVDCVSKVPLEEDEGYFNTYAHFGIHYDMLSDKVRTESYRDAILNNKETLKGKVVLDLGCGTGILSMFSATAGAKKVYALDQSEIVYHAMDIIRENNLHETIKIVKGRLENTKLDEKVDIIVSEWMGYFLLFEGMLDSVIYARDNCLKPGGLLLPNRCNISLVANGDVDTHKKLIEFWSDVYGYKMNCMKSEVVREASIDIVGSNHTISEPYIVKEIDINTCSTDVMDFESSFKLPVTRDGMLTSLVGYFDTFFDLPNKVSFSTGPHATSTHWKQTVFHFRDCKEVKQGDIIEGTIICNRQKADVRALSVQIHIFGKTHKYILS; from the coding sequence ATGACTGATGTACCAGACCTCAGTAGCGACGAAGATCAGTTCGAGGAAGAAGAATGGCAGGAGATGGAAACAAATGGCGCTACGGTAACGTGTTTATTTTGCACTCACATTTCCACGTCTATTGAAGACGCCGTGAAACACTGCGAGAGTGCACACTACtttaatttgaaaactttaaaaGCCAAATTTAATATGGACTGCTACTCGTACATCAAGTTAATCAACTACATTAAGACTCACAAGCCGTCAGCAGATGCTGTGATGAATGTCAGCGAATCTTTATGGGAAGATGAAAAGTACCTTAAGCCGGTAGAAAATGACGAATGGCTGATGTTTGATTTCGAATCTCTCGTCGAGCAACCCGGTTCACCCAAATCTTACCACGCTAATGTAGAAAATGGTGTGGTTACTTTATCACAGAGTCACTTCATTGAACTCCAAAGGACGATACAAGTTTTGACTGAACAACTCAATGAAAGTAAATCCCACTTGCAAATGGCTAAAGAAGACATTAGTAAAATGCAGGCATCTATGAAATCCATTGTGGATGTTGGTACTACTAGCAGTTCTGTGTCGGAGCCCGCTATGATAGTTGACTGTGTATCAAAAGTGCCACTAGAAGAAGATGAGGGATACTTCAACACTTACGCACACTTTGGCATTCACTATGACATGCTCTCGGACAAAGTACGGACAGAAAGTTATAGAGACGCTATATTAAATAACAAAGAAACGTTAAAAGGTAAAGTTGTTCTGGACTTGGGATGCGGAACTGGAATCCTTTCAATGTTCTCGGCAACAGCAGGTGCAAAGAAAGTTTATGCGTTAGACCAATCTGAAATTGTTTACCATGCCATGGACATAATAAGGGAAAATAACCTACatgaaacaattaaaattgtaaaaggTAGACTAGAAAATACTAAGCTAGATGAAAAAGTTGATATTATTGTATCAGAATGGATGGGGTATTTCCTGCTATTTGAAGGTATGCTTGACAGTGTCATTTATGCAAGAGACAATTGCCTCAAACCAGGGGGTTTATTACTACCAAACAGATGTAATATCAGCCTTGTAGCCAATGGTGATGTAGACACTCATAAAAAGTTGATAGAATTCTGGTCAGATGTCTACGGATACAAAATGAATTGCATGAAGTCTGAAGTAGTGAGAGAAGCAAGCATCGACATTGTTGGGTCTAATCATACCATATCCGAACCTTACATTGTAAAAGAGATTGATATAAACACATGTAGCACTGATGTGATGGATTTTGAATCCTCATTTAAACTACCTGTTACAAGAGATGGTATGTTAACATCTCTTGTTGGTtattttgatacattttttgacCTCCCAAATAAAGTTTCTTTCTCAACGGGCCCTCATGCAACATCCACACATTGGAAACAGACAGTGTTTCATTTTAGAGACTGTAAAGAAGTGAAGCAAGGGGACATTATTGAAGGAACAATCATTTGTAATCGGCAGAAAGCTGATGTTAGAGCTCTGTCTGTTCAAATTCATATATTTGGTAAAACTCATAAGTACATTCTAAGTTAG